ACAAGAATACAAAAATCTTCATCTATTTCAACTTCTACCTGTTTATGTTCATCCATGTTATTCACCTATATCTGTTATTTAACATTTGCACTTATCTAAACTGAGTTATAATAAATACCAGTACATTTTAGATATTAATTTATAAAAAATTGTTTATGTATTCTAAATTTAATTAACCTGTCAAAAAACAAAGTTTTTGCATGTTTCATGTTTGTAAGCTTCGTTTGACAAATTAAAAATTGTAAATTTTTAATATATCTAAAATTCATAAGTTTAAAAAGTTACGTTATTCCAGTACAATCTGGCAGCATGTTCAAATATATTATGATACTCATCCAGCGAAATTTTTCCATGGGGTTGGAAATGGAGACATTGCATTTTAACAATTATTCTGGCGATAATAGTTAGCATAATAGATAAAATGTAGAAACATTTGCCCGCAAAATTTCTCTTTCAAAAATATGAATCTAAAACAGCCTACAATTTGAATTCATTCCCTTTTTCTCTCAAAATCAATTTCAAATTTCCAAAACGATTTTAAGAACAATAATATAACTTAATTAAGGAGGGCGTGCTATGCCATCTAACAAGGAAATATCAAAAATGCTTAGGACCAAAATAGAAGAAAAATCGAAAATTGAAGAATCATCAGATTATGTAAGTGTTACTGGTTACGGACATCGTCTAATTATGGGGCCTGAAGGAATAAAAATAGGAAATAGTTTAATTCCTTTCAAAAAGATTAACGGTATCTATACTGAAAAAGATAATTCAGTGCTGGGAGTAAAACTTAAATTAATGGTTAATGGCGGCACAATAAAGATTAAAGATGTCAACCAAAAAGAAGCCAATAAATTTATCATTGCTGTAAGCGAGAAATTAAAAGAATTAGAAGAAGAAAAAATTGAAAATACTGGTGAAATTAGCCCAATGGATGAGATTAAAAAAGCAAAGGAATTATTAGATATAGGAGCGCTTAATGAAGAAGAATTCATTGAAATTAAGGAAAAATATTTAAAAAAAATCTAGTAATTATCTAAATCACTTTATCATTCATATTAGCGTTACTGCAGAATTCTAGAGCTAAAATAACATTCAAAAAGTATACATGAATTTATTGATATTCTGCAGCATATGCCCCTATTAAAGTACTAACCGCCGTGAATCATCTTCAATATCTTCACGTTATCACTGCTAGTTAATATTTCGCTTTCACGGACAATAACACTGTTTTTTGTAATGGTAGCTTCAAATACAGATATCCCCAAGCGTTCCAGCAGGTCTTTACCAGATATCGTTTCAACATCAATTTCAATTTCTTCATTACCATTCATCCAGTCTGAGACTTCTATTTTCATTTTTTTTATCCCCTCTTTTGGTAAATTAGGAAAAAATAAGGTTAAAAATAAGAGAAAAAAAGTTGAGGAGTAAAATTTTACAACCCTGCTCCTTCAACTATGGCTTTTGCAACATCTTCTGCGCTTTTAAATGGGAAGTCATCGGCTGTGAGTACTTCACCAGCGTCTGATGCTTTTAACTCTACATCTCCAGATTTGCAGGTTGTGTCTGGGCCGTTTGGAAGTGCCGCGAAAAGTTCTTCAGGGGTATTTATAGGGAAATTTGCACCGGCAAGTGCCCCAATTATCTGGCTTCTTATGTCTTCTTTTACGCTCATGGTATTTTTCCTCCATTTTCTTTGACATGTATAACTATTGTTAAATATAGATATGTACTTAACCGTCAGTAAAATGTACTTAATATAATTCAGTGACCTTAAAAGAGCACATGAAAAAATTCCACACAAAAATAGCTTAATCTGGATTAAATTTAATTAAAATTAAAAAAGAAAACAATCTAAAAGTTATTTACCATATTATACGCCCTTATAGTAGGCCTAATCCCCGATCTCTCAAATAATTCAACCACTTCCAGCTGCTCATTTCCCATTTTATCTAAGGCTTCCTGACTGACCCACACTGTTTCAATTATATAACGCCCCTTTCTATCAGCATCTTGAATTAAATATGATGCTATCATTCCTTCTGGTTTCTCATTTTGTTTTAAATTTTTGTAATCTGATTCAAATTCTTTAATTTTTGAAATTGGGACGTTCCCCTCTACAAAGGTTATAACTTCCATCTAATCACCAGTATATATTATTTGTTTATCCCAATTAATATTTTACTGGTAAAATTTATTAAAAAAGTCTTTTTGAATTTTAAAGTAATGTTTTTAAATATTTAAAATGGAAAAAATGTAAATCTTATTAAAGCATTAGAAATCTGAGGAAGTTTATATGTTTAAAATGAAAAAATAGAGATTTACTTAGTCATTCAGCGAAGAAACACCATAATATTTTTTTTATGCGATGTCCCTTATTCTCCCAATGTTATCGTTATAGTACCTGCAGCCTTCTGGTTCTAGAATAACATTCAAAAATTTATACCTGAATGTATTACAACCAGGTAACGTTCTTACCAGGTGCATCTTTTCCAGGCAATCTATACCCTCATTAATCTCGCCACACTCAAGATTGGTCATCCTTTTTATAGCGTCACCGCTTCCGCGTTTTCTGCTCCCTTCTACCATTGCTTTTAAAATTATCATTGCGTTTTCCTGGGTAGAACCCATTCAAACACCCCCTTTACTCAGAATGTATTAATTAATTATATTAATTTGCATATATATAAATGGAACTATCTATAGTACACGTCATGTGAAAAAAATAAAATCTAATTCAAAATATTCAATCTTTAAAAAATAAAAAAAAAGAAATTACCTTCTTTTTGGAACTGTTAACCCACCTAAAACTAGCAAAACAGCAGATATAAGTCCAGCTAAAGGTAGTCCTGCTTTTTGTAAAGGCATAGTTTTGCTTGCAGCTTTTCCAGTGGCACCGTGATCACCAGATGAACCTGTAATTACACCACTGCCATAACCTGAAGATGCTTCAGTGTTGTTGTAGATATCCTGTGGAATGTTTCCTTCAAAGTAACATGAATTCACAGCATAAGTTCCACCGTAATCGTTGTAAATGGCACCGCCAGCAATCGAAATATATGGAGCATAAAACGCCCCATATGCAACATTGTTCAGGAAACTGCTGTCAGTTACAGCCAAGGCACCGATATTGTAGATAGCCCCACCTGCAGCATATGCAACATTAGCAATGAAATTACTGTTAGCCATGATCAAAGCATTATCGTTGTAGATAGCCCCACCCGAGCCATAGGCAGAGTTACCTATAAAATCAGTGCCAGTTAAGATTAAAACACCATTATTGTGGATGGCTGCACCATTACCATGCCCGGCATAGTTTTCTGTGAAGTAACTGTCAGTTACAGTTAAATTACCATCATTATAGATAGTTCCAGCAGCAAAATTATATGCAGGATCACCAAAACCACCATCTGCATCGTTGTTCAGGAAACTGCTGTAGACCACAGCCAAGGTACCATGATTGTAAATAGCACTGCCTGCAACATATGCATAATTATCAGTGAACCTGCCGTCTGAAACAGTTAAATTTCCATCATTGTAAATAGCTCCACCGTTATATGCATTTCCATTTGTGATTGTTAAATTCTCGATTGTAACTGTTGCACTAGATTGAATCTTGAATATCCATGCTGAATCCGTTCCGTTTATAATAGTACCAGTCTGACTTTGGCCAATAATGTTCATATCCC
The Methanobacterium bryantii genome window above contains:
- a CDS encoding ubiquitin family protein; amino-acid sequence: MKIEVSDWMNGNEEIEIDVETISGKDLLERLGISVFEATITKNSVIVRESEILTSSDNVKILKMIHGG
- a CDS encoding MTH865 family protein, which codes for MSVKEDIRSQIIGALAGANFPINTPEELFAALPNGPDTTCKSGDVELKASDAGEVLTADDFPFKSAEDVAKAIVEGAGL